A single window of Metallosphaera hakonensis JCM 8857 = DSM 7519 DNA harbors:
- a CDS encoding IS1 family transposase has translation MNLVALAQLILLVLRNLNLKPRKHRPEEIAFALAAYVMGVQVTKLKIPPSTLYYYIKKLGIKRRKDARPRCPSCNSDRVVRNGSSRGKSKYRCKVCGRTFYGTASHRMSREQRERILKEYTNRMSLRGISKVEGRPLTTVYSLVKRAGLKAYVNLLILQAQLKAFRAKFAVLDESWTYVHVRRGPRRQNLWIWNALVDGVPFFVTGDRDYNTFRFLWSSLPKCEVHYTDAYSIYQVLDHHVVGKKYTHTAESYNSFCRSHLARLARDTKAVNRSRGMTDYSLALLNVMNPHVFSDEETPLNLAYLRGVQHIREHLI, from the coding sequence ATGAACCTCGTAGCCCTCGCACAACTTATACTTCTCGTTCTAAGAAATTTAAACCTTAAGCCCCGAAAGCACAGACCAGAGGAAATCGCCTTCGCCCTCGCGGCTTACGTGATGGGAGTGCAGGTCACCAAGCTCAAGATACCGCCCTCCACTTTGTATTATTACATCAAGAAACTCGGGATCAAGAGGAGGAAGGACGCGAGGCCGAGATGTCCGTCCTGCAACTCGGACCGCGTGGTCAGGAACGGTTCGTCAAGAGGGAAGAGCAAGTACAGGTGTAAGGTCTGCGGGAGGACCTTTTACGGAACTGCGAGTCACAGGATGAGCAGGGAGCAGAGGGAGAGAATCTTGAAGGAGTACACCAACAGGATGAGCTTGAGGGGAATATCCAAGGTTGAGGGAAGGCCCTTGACCACGGTCTACAGCTTAGTGAAGAGGGCCGGCTTGAAGGCCTACGTTAACCTGTTGATCCTGCAAGCCCAATTGAAGGCCTTCAGGGCGAAGTTCGCGGTTCTAGACGAGAGCTGGACTTACGTACACGTGAGACGCGGTCCTAGACGACAGAACCTCTGGATCTGGAACGCCCTGGTCGACGGAGTTCCCTTCTTCGTCACCGGCGACAGGGACTACAACACCTTCCGCTTCCTCTGGAGTTCTCTTCCCAAGTGCGAGGTCCACTACACCGACGCCTACTCAATCTATCAAGTCCTAGATCACCACGTCGTGGGCAAGAAGTACACCCACACCGCGGAGAGTTACAACTCGTTCTGTAGGTCGCACTTAGCTCGGCTAGCCAGGGACACGAAGGCCGTCAACAGGAGCAGAGGGATGACGGACTACAGCCTGGCCCTGTTGAACGTCATGAACCCGCATGTTTTCTCGGACGAGGAGACTCCCTTGAACCTGGCCTATTTGAGGGGAGTACAGCATATTAGAGAACATCTGATATAA